A single genomic interval of Pelagerythrobacter marensis harbors:
- a CDS encoding phosphoribosylglycinamide synthetase has translation MTELRPMTIDPAVKERLRILFIAKNALWEGELHPEDGNHALYHREMRQVLEGLGLNLVLADRFEILFENPDVDFVFPLLNRAGFFNSEMLCPLLCERKGIPYLGASPILRGLSDDKHLAKRAAQVAGVPTAPWAIFRRGAPVDPALVPQADRYVIKPNASSASWGVNDATDLASVEQAVAAVHALGHDALVEPFLEGSDVEVPVITVRGEPAILPMMIFRQADPSHLRTYQEKRDLVDRSQKYSLDPFENREMAARIAELTRKAWNEYRPFDYGRFEFRVNEETGEITFLELNLNCNLWSQKVFGRAAALAGWNQSELIETILAEGLLRHGLMDR, from the coding sequence GTGACCGAACTCCGACCCATGACGATCGATCCTGCGGTGAAGGAGCGATTACGCATCCTCTTCATTGCGAAGAACGCGCTGTGGGAAGGCGAGCTTCACCCGGAAGACGGCAATCACGCGCTCTATCATCGTGAGATGCGGCAGGTGCTCGAAGGGCTCGGCCTCAATCTCGTGCTCGCCGACCGGTTCGAGATCCTGTTCGAGAACCCGGACGTCGATTTCGTCTTTCCGCTGCTCAACCGGGCGGGGTTCTTCAATTCGGAAATGCTCTGCCCGCTTCTGTGCGAGCGCAAGGGCATCCCCTATCTCGGTGCGAGCCCGATCCTGCGCGGGCTTTCCGACGACAAGCACCTCGCCAAGCGAGCGGCGCAAGTCGCCGGCGTGCCGACCGCCCCCTGGGCGATTTTCCGCCGCGGCGCCCCGGTCGATCCGGCATTGGTGCCGCAGGCCGACCGCTACGTCATCAAGCCCAATGCCTCTTCGGCCAGTTGGGGCGTCAACGACGCGACCGACCTGGCCAGCGTGGAGCAGGCCGTAGCGGCTGTCCACGCACTGGGGCATGACGCCCTGGTCGAACCGTTCCTGGAGGGCAGCGATGTCGAGGTGCCGGTCATCACGGTGCGCGGCGAACCGGCGATCCTGCCGATGATGATCTTCCGCCAGGCCGACCCCTCGCACTTGCGCACATACCAGGAAAAGCGCGACCTCGTGGATCGGAGCCAGAAATACTCGCTCGACCCGTTCGAGAACCGGGAGATGGCGGCGCGAATCGCGGAGCTAACGCGCAAGGCCTGGAACGAATATCGCCCGTTCGACTATGGCCGGTTCGAATTTCGCGTGAACGAGGAAACGGGGGAGATCACGTTCCTCGAACTCAATCTCAACTGCAATCTCTGGTCGCAGAAGGTTTTCGGACGCGCGGCGGCGCTGGCCGGGTGGAACCAGTCGGAGCTGATCGAAACCATCCTGGCCGAAGGCCTTCTTCGTCACGGGCTGATGGATCGATGA
- the zapE gene encoding cell division protein ZapE: MSGMLARYEALVAAGELRPDAQQRAAAERLQALQNALERGKPGFLDRLFARKPAPPRGIYMWGGVGRGKSMLMDLFVDTLAIERKRRVHFHAFMLEVDALIGEERAKEAGDPVGPAAARIAEGVRCLAFDEMVVNNTADAAIMSRLFTALIRDEGVTVVTTSNRPPRDLYKDGLNRSLFLPFIDLVEEELDVLALSGPVDYRLDRLGEIDNWHTPLGPESTAQVREAFFRLTDYKPEDAAHVPSADLDLGGGRTLRVPKSLKGVAVFSFKRLCGENRGAADYLAIARAYHTVIVVGIPVMGPDRRNEAIRFTKLVDALYELRVKLFATADAEPSGLYPAGDGSFEFARTVSRLEEMRSADYMALGHGAQG, encoded by the coding sequence GTGAGCGGAATGCTTGCGCGCTACGAAGCGCTGGTGGCGGCCGGAGAGCTGCGTCCCGACGCGCAGCAGCGCGCCGCCGCCGAACGGCTCCAGGCCCTTCAGAATGCGCTGGAGCGCGGCAAGCCCGGCTTTCTCGACCGTCTTTTCGCGCGCAAGCCCGCCCCCCCACGCGGAATCTACATGTGGGGCGGCGTGGGCCGCGGCAAGTCCATGCTGATGGACCTGTTCGTCGATACTCTCGCGATCGAGCGGAAGCGCCGCGTTCACTTCCACGCCTTCATGCTGGAGGTCGACGCGCTGATCGGCGAGGAACGGGCGAAGGAGGCCGGCGATCCGGTCGGACCGGCGGCAGCCCGCATTGCCGAAGGGGTGCGCTGCCTGGCGTTCGACGAGATGGTGGTCAACAACACCGCCGACGCGGCAATCATGAGCCGGCTGTTCACAGCCCTGATCCGCGACGAGGGGGTGACCGTGGTGACCACCAGCAATCGCCCCCCGCGCGATCTTTACAAGGACGGGCTCAACCGCTCGCTGTTTCTGCCTTTCATCGACCTGGTGGAGGAGGAGCTGGACGTTCTGGCGCTCAGCGGCCCGGTCGACTATCGCCTCGACCGGCTGGGAGAAATCGACAACTGGCACACCCCGCTCGGGCCCGAATCCACCGCCCAGGTTCGCGAGGCCTTTTTTCGGCTGACCGACTACAAGCCCGAAGACGCTGCCCATGTGCCGAGCGCCGATCTCGATCTCGGGGGCGGACGCACGCTTCGTGTGCCCAAGAGCCTGAAGGGCGTCGCCGTCTTCAGTTTCAAGCGCCTGTGCGGCGAAAACCGCGGCGCGGCCGACTATCTGGCGATCGCCCGCGCCTATCACACCGTGATCGTCGTCGGCATTCCGGTCATGGGCCCCGACCGGCGCAACGAGGCCATTCGTTTCACCAAGCTGGTCGACGCGCTTTACGAACTGCGGGTCAAGCTGTTCGCCACGGCCGATGCCGAACCGTCCGGCCTCTATCCCGCCGGCGACGGCAGTTTCGAATTTGCGCGGACGGTCAGCCGACTGGAGGAAATGCGCAGCGCAGACTACATGGCGCTGGGCCACGGCGCCCAGGGTTGA
- the xrtA gene encoding exosortase A: MTDRVADGWRLPLARLGLAWLTLFLLTGRDWLTMADKWWNVSTYNHVLFVPPIVGWLVWNRRRELARLVPQAWGPGLVLLAGALFLWLLGTLAGVNSASQLGAVLALQAAVPALLGPRVTAGLVFPLAYMLFLVPFGDELVPALQMVTADIVIWLTRISGIPAHIEGVFIDTPVGLFEVAEACSGVQFLVAMLALGVLIAQTCFRSWGRRIAFLAFALALPILANGVRAWGTIYIAQFQGIAFAEGFDHIFYGWIFFALVVGILLALTWRWFDRDPEDPGIDAQTLLNSRALGQLSRGAVGANAALAGVVALAAGFALWAGYASRIEADVPARIALPAVPGWQQVDYNPQVDWAPRASGAAHRLLARYRNDAGDEVDVFFALYPAQGDARDASAYGEGALVPDTPWRWVEPGRHSPEAAGEVLLANGTVPRIAETSWRTGDLTTGSVVRLKLATMRDRLLLRRRPTATLILSVEGRNAEASAEAIDRFVAAMGGRGAWMDRAAGLR; encoded by the coding sequence TTGACGGACCGGGTTGCCGATGGCTGGCGCCTGCCGCTTGCACGGCTGGGTCTGGCCTGGCTGACGCTGTTCCTGCTGACCGGCCGCGACTGGCTGACGATGGCCGACAAGTGGTGGAACGTTTCCACCTACAACCATGTCCTGTTCGTGCCGCCGATCGTCGGCTGGCTGGTGTGGAACCGGCGGCGCGAGCTGGCTCGGCTCGTGCCGCAGGCCTGGGGTCCGGGCCTGGTACTGCTGGCCGGAGCCTTGTTCCTGTGGCTGCTGGGCACGCTAGCCGGGGTCAACAGTGCGAGCCAGCTGGGCGCCGTGCTGGCGCTGCAGGCAGCCGTTCCGGCGCTTCTCGGCCCGCGGGTGACCGCGGGGCTGGTGTTCCCGCTGGCCTATATGCTGTTCCTGGTGCCTTTCGGCGACGAACTCGTGCCCGCCTTGCAGATGGTGACCGCCGATATCGTGATCTGGCTGACGCGGATCAGCGGCATTCCGGCCCATATCGAAGGTGTCTTCATCGATACCCCTGTCGGATTGTTCGAAGTGGCGGAGGCGTGTTCGGGCGTTCAGTTTCTCGTCGCCATGCTGGCATTGGGCGTTCTGATCGCGCAGACCTGCTTCCGGAGCTGGGGCAGGCGTATCGCATTTCTCGCCTTTGCCCTCGCGCTGCCGATCCTTGCCAACGGCGTGCGCGCCTGGGGCACGATCTATATCGCCCAGTTCCAGGGGATCGCGTTCGCCGAAGGGTTCGATCACATCTTCTACGGGTGGATTTTCTTCGCGCTCGTCGTCGGCATTCTGCTTGCGCTGACCTGGCGCTGGTTCGACCGCGATCCCGAAGATCCGGGGATCGATGCGCAGACCCTGCTGAATTCCCGTGCACTCGGCCAGCTGAGCCGCGGTGCGGTCGGCGCGAACGCCGCGCTTGCCGGCGTTGTCGCGCTGGCGGCCGGTTTCGCGCTCTGGGCTGGATACGCGTCCCGCATCGAGGCGGACGTGCCCGCCAGAATCGCCTTGCCCGCCGTGCCGGGATGGCAGCAGGTCGATTACAACCCGCAAGTGGACTGGGCGCCGCGGGCAAGCGGTGCCGCCCACCGTCTGCTCGCACGCTATCGCAACGATGCGGGGGACGAGGTCGATGTGTTCTTCGCGCTCTATCCGGCGCAGGGCGATGCGCGCGATGCCTCCGCTTATGGCGAAGGCGCGCTGGTGCCCGATACGCCGTGGCGCTGGGTGGAGCCGGGCCGGCACTCTCCCGAAGCCGCGGGGGAGGTCCTGCTCGCCAACGGCACCGTGCCGCGCATCGCGGAGACGAGCTGGCGCACGGGAGACCTCACGACGGGCAGCGTGGTGCGGCTCAAGCTCGCGACGATGCGCGACCGTTTGTTGCTGCGACGGCGCCCGACCGCCACGCTGATCCTTTCGGTCGAGGGCAGGAACGCCGAAGCGAGTGCGGAGGCGATCGACCGGTTCGTTGCCGCGATGGGTGGACGCGGCGCGTGGATGGACCGCGCGGCCGGCCTGCGATAG
- a CDS encoding XrtA/PEP-CTERM system amidotransferase: protein MCGIAGIFHCGTPKPVDPERVARMSDALAHRGPDGSGVWTGPGVGLGHRRLSIIDIEGSPQPMHSADGRATIVFNGEIYNFRELRRELENLGEQFRTDGDTEVILAAWSRWGIECLPRLQGMFAFALYDAHRRELVLARDRLGVKPLFTAHLSDGSLAFASELKGLLAHPLLRRQVDPFAIDDYMAWGYVPDHRSILKGVKKLPAGHYQVLRHETPPPPPVQWWDVDFSRRRSGSTADLSAELLHHMREAVRSRMVADVPLGAFLSGGVDSSSVVALMAESGGDPVSTCSIGFDVAELDETRHAEKVARLFATDHHARSVDPDDFAAANRIAGMFDEPFADASALPTWRVCQLAREKVTVALSGDGADEAFAGYRRQVFHAREEQARAVIPAALRSSLFGGLGAIWPKADWAPRPFRAKATLLSLARDGAEGYARAVGVVPPETRARLYADRFAREIDGYRAEDGFTRLMRDAPAQSGLDRAQYADLKFWLPGDILTKVDRTSMDVGLEAREPLLDHRLIEFAAQLPQRERIRGRQGKWLLKHTMRRYLPDDVLFRPKQGFVTPIAQWLRGPLAGEARAIATGARLARTGWFDAAHLARIAESHISGRSDNSRLLWQLLMLDRSLDRLGITG from the coding sequence ATGTGCGGCATCGCCGGGATCTTTCATTGCGGCACTCCCAAGCCGGTCGATCCCGAGCGTGTCGCGCGCATGTCGGACGCGCTTGCCCATCGCGGGCCCGACGGTTCGGGGGTCTGGACCGGCCCCGGCGTCGGTCTCGGGCATCGCCGGCTCTCGATCATCGACATCGAAGGATCGCCCCAACCGATGCATTCGGCCGACGGGCGCGCGACGATCGTGTTCAACGGCGAAATCTACAATTTCCGCGAGCTTCGCCGCGAGCTGGAGAATCTGGGCGAACAGTTCCGCACCGATGGCGATACCGAGGTGATCCTGGCCGCCTGGTCGCGCTGGGGAATCGAGTGCCTGCCGCGGCTGCAGGGCATGTTCGCCTTTGCGCTCTACGACGCGCACCGGCGCGAACTCGTGCTTGCGCGCGATCGGCTGGGGGTGAAGCCGCTGTTCACCGCCCACCTGAGCGACGGCAGCCTGGCCTTCGCCTCCGAACTCAAGGGCTTGCTCGCCCACCCGCTCCTGCGTCGTCAGGTCGATCCGTTTGCGATCGACGACTATATGGCGTGGGGCTACGTGCCCGATCACCGCTCGATCCTGAAAGGGGTGAAGAAGCTCCCCGCCGGCCATTACCAGGTTCTGCGGCACGAGACGCCGCCGCCGCCGCCGGTGCAATGGTGGGATGTCGACTTCAGCCGGCGCCGGAGCGGCTCGACCGCGGACCTTTCGGCGGAACTGCTGCACCATATGCGCGAGGCCGTGCGTTCGCGCATGGTCGCCGATGTGCCGCTGGGTGCGTTTCTGTCGGGCGGCGTCGATTCGTCTTCGGTCGTGGCGCTGATGGCGGAAAGCGGCGGCGATCCGGTGAGCACCTGCTCGATCGGCTTCGACGTTGCGGAGCTGGACGAAACGCGGCACGCGGAAAAGGTCGCGCGCCTTTTCGCCACCGATCATCATGCTCGCTCGGTCGATCCCGACGATTTCGCAGCCGCAAACCGGATCGCCGGCATGTTCGACGAGCCTTTTGCCGACGCCTCGGCCCTTCCGACCTGGCGCGTCTGCCAGCTTGCGCGCGAGAAGGTGACGGTCGCGCTTTCGGGCGACGGTGCGGACGAGGCGTTCGCCGGCTATCGTCGCCAGGTTTTCCATGCGCGCGAGGAACAGGCCCGGGCGGTCATTCCGGCGGCGCTCCGCAGTTCCCTGTTCGGCGGCCTGGGCGCGATCTGGCCCAAAGCCGACTGGGCGCCGCGCCCCTTCAGGGCGAAAGCGACATTGCTGTCTCTCGCCCGCGACGGCGCCGAAGGATATGCGCGCGCCGTGGGCGTCGTGCCCCCGGAAACGCGCGCGCGGCTCTATGCGGACCGGTTCGCGCGCGAGATCGACGGATACCGGGCAGAGGATGGCTTCACCCGCCTGATGCGCGATGCCCCGGCGCAAAGCGGGCTGGACCGGGCGCAATACGCCGATCTCAAGTTCTGGCTGCCCGGCGATATTCTGACCAAGGTCGACCGAACGAGCATGGACGTCGGCCTCGAAGCGCGCGAGCCGCTGCTGGATCATCGCCTGATCGAATTTGCCGCCCAATTGCCGCAGCGAGAGCGGATCCGCGGCCGTCAGGGCAAGTGGCTGCTCAAGCACACCATGCGCCGCTACTTGCCCGACGACGTGCTGTTTCGCCCGAAGCAGGGCTTCGTCACCCCAATCGCGCAGTGGCTGCGCGGGCCGTTGGCCGGGGAGGCGCGCGCCATCGCGACCGGCGCACGCCTGGCGAGGACGGGCTGGTTCGATGCCGCGCACCTCGCACGAATTGCCGAATCGCACATTTCCGGCCGATCGGACAATTCGCGCCTGCTGTGGCAGCTCCTGATGCTCGACCGCTCGCTGGATCGGCTGGGAATTACCGGTTGA
- a CDS encoding pirin family protein, translating to MIDVRPFATLGAADHGWLDARHHFSFASYHDPDRIGWGAIRVWNDDTIAAKSGFPPHPHSDMEIVTFVRTGAITHKDSLGNEGRTAAGDVQVMSAGTGITHAEYNLEDEETTLFQIWIIPDRRGEAPAWGQREFPKAAREGGFEIVASGTPEADDALPIRTDAKVAAATLSAGQSATWRTSGERHQYLVAPDGRIRVNGVEAAPRDGIAVTSEEEIVVEAIDDAQVVLVDAR from the coding sequence ATGATCGATGTCAGACCTTTCGCCACGCTGGGCGCGGCCGACCACGGGTGGCTCGATGCACGCCATCATTTCAGTTTCGCGAGCTATCACGATCCCGACCGCATAGGCTGGGGCGCGATCCGCGTGTGGAACGATGACACCATCGCGGCGAAGAGCGGCTTCCCGCCGCACCCGCACAGCGACATGGAAATCGTCACGTTCGTCCGCACCGGCGCGATCACGCATAAAGACAGTCTGGGCAACGAAGGGCGGACCGCCGCTGGCGACGTTCAGGTCATGAGTGCGGGGACCGGCATCACCCATGCCGAGTACAATCTCGAGGACGAAGAGACGACGCTGTTCCAGATCTGGATCATCCCTGACCGGCGCGGCGAAGCCCCCGCGTGGGGCCAGCGTGAGTTCCCCAAGGCCGCGCGCGAGGGCGGGTTCGAGATCGTCGCCAGCGGCACGCCCGAGGCGGACGACGCCCTGCCGATCCGCACCGACGCCAAAGTGGCCGCAGCGACCCTCTCGGCGGGCCAGTCGGCGACTTGGCGCACCTCCGGCGAGCGGCACCAGTATCTCGTCGCCCCCGACGGCCGCATTCGGGTGAACGGCGTCGAAGCCGCTCCGCGCGACGGCATTGCCGTCACCAGCGAGGAGGAGATCGTCGTCGAAGCGATCGACGACGCGCAGGTAGTGCTGGTCGACGCCCGCTAG
- a CDS encoding FemAB family XrtA/PEP-CTERM system-associated protein: MNAPFAMTRTGLALADLNDPPEAARIEAFVADAGGTLFHRPAWLRMVERGTGQRALGIVARRRGTIAGWLPLTRVHSPIFGRALVSSGFAVGGGILAPDSEAANGLAQAAEELACRRSCPTVELRGGAMPGGWDTRSDTHVGFVTALADDDEAQLLAVPRKQRAEVRKSLAGDLSVRVGRGEGDRAAHYAVYAESVRNLGTPVFPRSLFDAALDELDADILTVFHRDAPVASVLSFYHSGTVLPYWGGGTFAARRLRANERMYFELMLHARRRGCMRFDFGRSKTGSGPAAYKKNWGFSPEPLIYATWSMPGSWGRNIDPTDDSYSAKIALWKRLPLELANRIGPPIARGLG, encoded by the coding sequence ATGAACGCGCCTTTCGCCATGACGAGAACGGGGCTCGCACTGGCGGACCTGAACGATCCGCCGGAAGCGGCACGGATCGAAGCCTTCGTGGCGGATGCAGGCGGCACGCTCTTCCATCGCCCCGCCTGGTTGCGCATGGTGGAGCGCGGGACGGGGCAGCGTGCGCTGGGCATCGTGGCCCGACGCCGCGGCACGATCGCGGGGTGGCTCCCGCTCACCCGGGTGCATTCGCCGATCTTCGGCCGCGCGCTGGTGTCGAGCGGGTTCGCGGTTGGTGGCGGCATTCTCGCCCCCGACAGCGAGGCAGCCAACGGGCTGGCGCAGGCCGCCGAGGAACTGGCCTGTCGCCGCAGTTGTCCGACCGTCGAACTGCGCGGCGGAGCCATGCCGGGCGGATGGGACACTCGCAGCGATACTCATGTCGGCTTCGTCACGGCTCTGGCGGATGACGACGAGGCGCAGCTGCTGGCCGTTCCGCGCAAGCAGCGGGCGGAAGTGCGCAAGAGCCTGGCCGGCGATCTTTCGGTGCGCGTCGGCCGCGGGGAAGGCGATCGTGCGGCGCACTACGCCGTCTATGCCGAGAGCGTGCGCAACCTCGGCACCCCGGTGTTTCCCCGCAGCCTGTTCGATGCCGCGCTGGACGAACTCGACGCCGATATCCTGACAGTGTTCCACCGCGACGCACCCGTCGCAAGCGTGCTGTCCTTCTACCACAGCGGCACGGTCCTGCCCTACTGGGGCGGGGGCACATTCGCGGCACGGCGGCTGCGGGCCAACGAACGGATGTATTTCGAACTGATGCTCCATGCCCGGCGGCGTGGCTGTATGCGGTTCGACTTCGGCCGTTCCAAGACCGGCAGCGGCCCGGCCGCTTACAAGAAGAACTGGGGTTTCTCGCCCGAGCCGCTGATTTACGCGACCTGGAGCATGCCGGGCAGCTGGGGGCGGAACATCGACCCGACCGACGACAGCTATTCGGCGAAGATTGCCCTGTGGAAGCGTCTGCCGCTGGAGCTGGCCAACCGCATCGGGCCGCCTATCGCGCGCGGACTTGGCTGA
- a CDS encoding PaaI family thioesterase, which produces MNSESSAFEYREHPDHPGWHTWRLRDETRFNPVVMGEMLVRTEGDKCRLRMFPERRHTNLQDMIHGAVTLSLIDISLFAAMRTLTCGDAGPAVTLELSTQFIGAGKVDEPLDAVVEILRETGRLLFLRGEVVQRDHLVAGFTALVRKASRK; this is translated from the coding sequence GTGAACAGCGAATCGTCGGCGTTCGAATACCGGGAGCATCCCGATCATCCCGGCTGGCACACCTGGCGGCTGCGCGACGAAACGCGGTTCAATCCCGTCGTCATGGGCGAAATGCTGGTCCGGACCGAGGGCGACAAGTGCCGCCTGCGGATGTTTCCCGAGCGGCGCCATACGAACCTGCAGGACATGATTCACGGCGCCGTTACGCTGTCGCTGATCGACATCTCGCTTTTTGCAGCCATGCGCACGCTGACCTGCGGCGATGCAGGTCCGGCGGTAACCCTGGAGCTTTCGACCCAATTCATCGGCGCGGGGAAAGTGGACGAGCCGCTCGACGCCGTGGTCGAGATCCTGCGTGAGACCGGGCGCCTGCTGTTCCTGCGCGGCGAGGTTGTCCAGCGCGACCACCTCGTCGCCGGGTTCACGGCGCTGGTGCGCAAGGCAAGCCGCAAGTGA
- a CDS encoding succinate dehydrogenase iron-sulfur subunit: protein MATFTLPKNSKISRKGNVHRAEGAARVQKFRIYRYDPDSGENPRYDTFEIDLDDCGPMVLDALIKIKNEVDPTLTFRRSCREGICGSCSMNMNGKNGLACTTAMEDLKGEIRITPLPHMDVVKDLVPDFSHFYAQYASIRPWLQTVSTTPSGKERLQSPEQREKLDGLYECILCACCSTACPSYWWNSDKFLGPAILLQAYRWLADSRDEMTGERLDALEDPFRLYRCHTIMNCANVCPKGLNPAKAIAETKKMLVERQI, encoded by the coding sequence ATGGCGACCTTCACCCTCCCCAAGAACTCGAAGATCTCGCGCAAGGGCAACGTCCACCGGGCCGAAGGGGCCGCGCGAGTGCAGAAGTTCCGGATCTACCGCTACGATCCCGACAGCGGCGAAAATCCGCGCTACGACACGTTCGAGATCGATCTGGACGATTGCGGGCCCATGGTCCTCGACGCGCTGATCAAGATCAAGAACGAGGTCGATCCCACCCTGACCTTCCGCCGCTCGTGCCGCGAGGGGATCTGCGGTTCGTGCTCGATGAACATGAATGGCAAGAACGGCCTCGCCTGCACCACCGCGATGGAGGACCTGAAGGGAGAAATCCGCATCACCCCCCTGCCCCACATGGACGTGGTGAAGGACCTGGTGCCCGATTTCTCGCACTTCTATGCCCAGTACGCATCGATCCGCCCGTGGCTGCAGACCGTTTCCACGACGCCCAGCGGCAAGGAGCGGCTGCAGAGCCCCGAACAGCGCGAGAAGCTGGATGGACTTTACGAATGCATCCTGTGCGCCTGCTGCTCGACCGCGTGCCCCAGCTACTGGTGGAATTCGGACAAGTTCCTCGGCCCGGCGATCCTGCTCCAGGCCTATCGCTGGCTGGCCGACAGCCGCGACGAAATGACCGGTGAGCGGCTCGACGCGCTGGAGGACCCGTTTCGGCTCTATCGCTGCCACACGATCATGAACTGCGCCAATGTCTGCCCCAAGGGGCTCAACCCGGCCAAGGCGATTGCCGAGACCAAGAAGATGCTGGTCGAGCGCCAGATCTGA
- a CDS encoding crotonase/enoyl-CoA hydratase family protein, whose amino-acid sequence MFNLQELDVFYEDETHTLWTYMNPAGRPSFTPGMLSDFENWQVYIEQGFGPEKVPLRFLVLGSRSPGVFCFGGDLDLFQRLIRLRDRDALVRYGHRCCKILHRNMASLDLPMLTVGLVEGAALGGGFEALLSFDYIVAERGATFGLPEIMFGLFPGMGAHALLSRKVGGAMADRLIVSNETYTAEQMYDMGLVHRLAENGEGLAACRDFIKKSERRHAGLVNSRRAMKVAWALELAELNRITELWADSALQLREQDLKVMGRLVAAQARLAKAA is encoded by the coding sequence TTGTTTAATCTTCAGGAGCTTGACGTCTTCTACGAAGACGAAACCCACACGCTGTGGACTTATATGAATCCTGCCGGACGCCCGAGCTTTACCCCGGGAATGCTCAGCGATTTCGAGAACTGGCAGGTCTATATCGAACAGGGCTTCGGCCCCGAGAAAGTGCCGCTGCGGTTTCTCGTGCTCGGCAGCCGCTCCCCCGGGGTCTTTTGTTTCGGTGGCGATCTCGACCTGTTCCAGCGTTTGATCCGCCTTCGCGATCGCGACGCTCTCGTGCGTTACGGCCACCGGTGCTGCAAGATCCTGCATCGCAACATGGCCTCGCTCGATCTGCCGATGTTGACGGTCGGCCTGGTCGAGGGCGCCGCACTGGGCGGCGGTTTCGAGGCGCTGCTGTCGTTCGACTACATCGTGGCGGAGCGCGGTGCGACGTTCGGCCTGCCGGAAATCATGTTCGGACTTTTCCCGGGCATGGGGGCCCACGCGCTGTTGAGCCGCAAGGTGGGCGGCGCGATGGCCGACCGGCTGATCGTGTCGAACGAGACTTATACGGCAGAGCAGATGTACGACATGGGTCTGGTCCACCGGCTTGCGGAAAACGGGGAAGGGCTTGCCGCCTGTCGGGACTTCATCAAGAAGTCGGAGCGGCGCCATGCCGGTCTGGTTAATTCGCGACGCGCGATGAAGGTCGCCTGGGCTCTCGAACTGGCCGAACTCAACCGCATTACCGAGCTATGGGCCGATTCCGCGCTCCAGCTGCGCGAACAGGACCTCAAGGTCATGGGCCGCCTTGTGGCCGCGCAGGCGCGGCTCGCCAAGGCGGCCTGA
- a CDS encoding TIGR03087 family PEP-CTERM/XrtA system glycosyltransferase has translation MEGEILFLAHRVPFPPDRGDKIRSHHLLQALAKIAPVHVGCLGETASDMAQAGELGRMAASHCLVRRKRNLAAAGAEALLRGRPVSLAAFDHPRLRRWVGETLAARPIDTVFVFSGQMGQYVPEDFRGRVVIDLCDVDSAKFEAYGARKGGLRGRIDRREARLLAREEERLARRCDATLLVSEAEATLFRSRLTDPAAADIRTVRNGIDTARFDPARIAPHPQLVGSPGPHLVFTGQMDYAPNVEAVRRAAERILPAIRRTHPGAVLHIVGRAPVAGVRALERHSGVRVWGEVPDVRPFLAGADLVLAPLAIARGIQNKVLEAMAMARPVVLSPEAATGIEARDAEHFAVGDDDPALIERVLSLLADPSMAQEMGAAARRYAVERQGWAAMLAPLADLVGAAPQGRRQRDAA, from the coding sequence ATGGAGGGCGAAATCCTCTTCCTGGCGCATCGGGTGCCGTTCCCGCCCGATCGCGGCGACAAGATCCGCTCGCACCACCTGTTGCAGGCGCTGGCGAAGATCGCGCCGGTCCACGTCGGATGCCTCGGCGAAACGGCGAGCGATATGGCGCAGGCAGGCGAGCTGGGCAGGATGGCCGCCAGCCATTGCCTCGTTCGCCGCAAGCGCAATCTCGCCGCCGCGGGGGCGGAGGCGCTGTTGCGCGGGCGCCCGGTCAGCCTTGCCGCTTTCGACCATCCGCGTCTGCGCCGCTGGGTCGGCGAGACGCTGGCCGCACGGCCGATCGATACCGTGTTCGTGTTTTCCGGCCAGATGGGTCAATACGTGCCCGAAGACTTTCGCGGGCGCGTCGTCATCGACCTGTGCGACGTCGATTCGGCCAAATTCGAGGCTTACGGTGCGCGAAAGGGCGGCTTGCGCGGACGGATCGACCGGCGGGAAGCGCGCTTGCTGGCGCGCGAGGAAGAGCGCCTGGCCCGGCGCTGCGATGCCACCTTGCTGGTAAGCGAAGCGGAGGCAACCTTGTTTCGCAGCCGGCTGACGGACCCTGCCGCCGCCGATATTCGCACGGTGCGCAACGGGATCGACACGGCAAGGTTCGATCCGGCGCGGATCGCGCCGCACCCGCAGCTGGTCGGCAGTCCGGGCCCGCATCTCGTGTTCACCGGGCAGATGGACTACGCACCCAATGTCGAGGCGGTGCGGCGCGCCGCCGAACGCATCCTGCCGGCGATCCGCCGGACGCATCCCGGTGCCGTGCTCCACATCGTGGGGCGCGCGCCGGTGGCGGGGGTGCGCGCTCTCGAACGGCATAGCGGGGTGCGGGTATGGGGCGAGGTCCCCGATGTCCGCCCCTTCCTGGCAGGCGCCGATCTCGTGCTGGCCCCACTGGCGATTGCGCGCGGAATCCAGAACAAGGTGCTGGAGGCCATGGCGATGGCCCGGCCGGTGGTGCTTTCGCCGGAAGCAGCGACCGGGATCGAGGCGAGGGACGCAGAGCACTTCGCCGTCGGGGATGACGATCCGGCGCTGATCGAGCGGGTCCTGTCGTTGCTGGCCGATCCTTCGATGGCGCAGGAGATGGGGGCAGCGGCGCGGCGATATGCGGTCGAGAGGCAGGGCTGGGCCGCGATGCTGGCGCCCCTGGCCGACCTCGTCGGGGCCGCCCCGCAAGGGCGGAGGCAGCGGGATGCCGCCTGA